The Roseisolibacter agri genome contains the following window.
TCGACGCCGGCGACGAAGCTCTCCGCGAGCAGCTGCGACGCGCGCGCGCCGTGCAGGCGCTCCACCTCGCTGTAGTAGTCGTCGAACGCCGTCGCGAGGTGCGCGGTCGTGCGCCCCGTCTCACCGCCGCCCACCGGGCCGTCGTCGAGCACGACGACCGCGCGCCCCGCGCGCGCCAGGTGGTAGGCGGTGGTGAGCCCCGCGATGCCGGCACCGACGACGCACACGTCGGTGTCGAGGTCCTCGGCGAGCGGCGGGAACGCGGGCAGCTCCGCGGTCGCGTCCCACACGGATGGACGGGCGCCTTCTTCGCTGTGCATGGTGCGGACGGTCGAGGTCGTGCGCGGACGCTGCCCATCACGGGCAACCACGCGCGCGTGCTCCACGGGCAGGCGGCGTGCCCCGGTTCCTGCGCTCGAGCTCGCGCACCACTCGCGCAACGCGCGCGGATGTTGCACCGTGGGGCGGGCCACGACGACGACCACCGCGACCACCACCGCGACCACCGACCCGAGCCATCAGGAGGAGCGCATGCAGACAGTCCAGGACGGGCAGTGCGGCCTGTGCGCCCATTTCGGCGAGCACCATCCGACCACGCAGCAGCAGGTGCAGATCCGCCGCAGCCACGAGGCCCCGGAGACGATGCTCGACGACTGCGGCCACCCGCGCCATGCGCCGCTGCACCTGAAGGTCACGCCGCTCAGCGGCTGCGACGGCTTCGAGCCCGCGCGCTGAAGCGCACGCCGAGTCGCGAGATGTGGAACGGGGGGCGCCGAGTCATCGGCGCCCCCCGTTTCGCGTGCGGTCGACGTGCATCCCCCGATCGCTCAGGGCCAGCGCCGCAGCAGGTCCTTCGCCTTGTTGCGCACCTGCTGCTTGGCCGCGTTGCCCGAGCGCCGCTTCGCCTCGGCGTACGCGGCCGCGACGATCGCCGACTCCGGCGCCTTGAGCATCACGGGCCCCAGCTTCTCGATCGCGCCCACGTGGTCGCCGTAGTCGAGGCGCTGCAGCCCCTGCGAGAAGGCGACCATGGTGCCCGCGTCGTCGATGCGGTTCTTCTGCTGCTTCGCCTCCATCTCCGCCATCGCCTCGGGCGACACGGCGATGGGCAGCCCCTTCACGAGCTCCTTCGCGAGCTTCTGCTGCAGGTCGAAGAACTTGTCCTCCTTCCCCTGCACCTTGGCGGTGCGCACGATCTCGCCGGTCTCGACGCGCACGACGCGGGTGTCGATGCGGATCTCGGGATCCCGCGCCGTGAACGCACCGGTCAGCAGGTACTCGGCGCCGAGCAGCTTGCCGGCCTTCACGGCGGTGGCGGGATCGAAGAAGCCGGACTGCTGCATCTTCTGCTCGGTCAGCACGGCCTGGAGCTTGTCGCGCTCGACGAGCTTGATCTCGGGGACGCCGGACAGGTCGGTGATGAGCATCGCGGCGACGCCGCGGCCCATCGCGTCGTAGTCGGCGCTGCCGGTGTTGTTGTCGAAGTAGAGGACGGCGACCGTCTTGGGAGCCTCGCGCGGCGTGCGGCCGGCGCCCTGCGCACCGCCCGCGACGGGCAGGGTCAGCAGGAGGGACGCGGCCGCGGCGAGGCGGCGGACGAACGACGGGGGACGCATCGGGACGACTCCAGCGAACGGACGACGGATACGGAAACGGCGACTCTGCCCGGGCGACGGGCGCCGGGGCATCCTGCAACGTGCAGGTACACCGGAACCGCCGCAATGCTGCGAATGACCCGTACGGCGCCTGCCCGGGGACGGTTCCGTCGAGCGGGCTGCGGCTGCGGGCTGGCGATCCCGTCTCGGCATCCTCGCGCCGGACCCGTCTACCCATTGGAGGGATGCGGATGCCCCGGATCGTAGCGGATCGGACGGATCGCTCCGGGTAGCGCGACGCTCCCCGCGCCGCAGCGGAGCGATCCGAGTGATCCGTTCGGATCCGGAGCATCCGCATCCTCTCCACAGGCCACAGGGTCACTACCGTGGCGCTGGCGCGGGCTGCGGCTGCGACGGCTGCTGCGGGGCCGCCGGCGTGGGCGAGGCGTGCCAGTGGGCGACCCGCCACGTGTCGCCCCCCGCGCGGCGGAAGACGACCGAGCGCCGCGCCGGCGACTGCTCGCCGAGGTGGAAGGTGAGGACGGCCGCGTCGCGTCCGAGCATCTGCACGGCGACGTCGCGGGGCACGAGCCCCTGGACCATCGGGCGGCCGGCGCGGGTGCGGGCCGCGCGCTGGCCCTCGAAGAACTGCTGGAACACCGCCTCCACCGCCGCGCGGCCGTCGGCGCGCCGGGGCACCTGCGCGAACGGGAAGAACATCGTGACGTCGTCGGCGAAGTAGCCGCGGAAGCGGTCCCACTGCAGCGAGTCGAAGGCGGCGACGAAGCCCAGGGCGGCGCGGTGGGCGCTTGCCGAGTCGGCGGGCGAGGGGGCGGCCGAGACGGCGGCCCGGGGTGCGCGGGCGGCGCAGGCGGCGAGCGCCACGGCGGACGCCAGGGCGAGGAGGGCGCGACGGGAGGACATGCGACGGGAGGCGGCGGGAGGGGTGGGGCGGCGACATCCGTTTCGTCGCGCGCGTGGGCCGTACGGCGGCCGCGTGCCGGCGTTTCGCGGGCGCGGGTCCCGAGCCGGCCCGCCGCCCCGTTTGACCGTTCGTTGACCAGTCGGCCGGCTTGCCGCGGGGCGCGCAACTCTACATAGGTAGAGAACGATGCCCCGACTCACCCGACCCACCGCGCTCGTCCTCCTCGCGCTCGCGCGCGGCCTCCGCCACGGCTTCGACGTCCTCGACGCGACGGGGCTGGAGAGCGGCACCGTCTACCCGATCCTGCGGCGGCTCGAGGACGCGGGGCTCGTGCGCTCGCACTGGGAGCCGGTGACCGAGTCCCGCGACGCCGGCCGCCCGCCGCGCCGCTACTACGAGCTCACCGGCGCCGGCGCCGAGGCGGTGCGCGAGGCGCGGCGGCGCCATCCGGACGCCGTCGAAGTGTTCGCGCCGAAGGGCGCTCCCGGCGGCACGCCGCACCCCGCATGAGCGCCCCCGAATCCTCGCCGCCGGCGCCGCCCGGTCTCTCGATCGTGCGCGCCCTCGCCCCGCTCGTCCCGCGGCCGCGCCGCGACGAGTGGATCGCCGAATGGCACGGCGAGCTGGCGTGGGCGGCGCAGCTGGCCGCGCGGCGCGGCGACGCGTCCGGCGCCACCGCGGTCCGGCTGGTCTGGCGCGCGCTCGGCGCGCTCACCGACGCGCTCTGGCTGCGTCGCCACCATGGAGGACACGACGTGATCGGACAGGACGTGCGGTACGCCGCGCGCGCGCTGCGGCGCCGCCCCGGCTTCGTGGCCGTCGTCGTGCTGACGCTGGCCCTCGGCATCGGCGCCACGACGGCGCTCTTCTCGGTCGTCAACGGCGTGCTGCTGCGCCCCCTCCACTTCCCCGAGGCCGAGCGGCTGGTGGAGGTGCGCGGCGAGCCCACCGACGGTGACGTCGAGCGCGTCGGTCCGCAGGCGTCGTTCCCCGACTTCGTGGACATGCGCGAGCAGGCGACGCGCTTCGCGCACCTCGCCGCGTTCCGCACCTGGACGGTGACGCACACCGCCGCGGGCAGCGAGCCCGCGCGCCTGGACGTGCTGTACGCGACCGCGAGCTTCTTCCCGACGATGGGCGTGCGGCCGCTGCTGGGACGCGCGCTGCTCCCGTCCGACGAGCAGCCCGGCGCCGCGCCGGTCACGGTGCTCGGCCACGCGCTGTGGCAGCAGCGCTTCGCGGGCGACCCGGGCGTGATCGGCCGCGCGCTGACGCTCGACGGCGTGCCGACGACGATCGTCGGCGTGCTGCCGCCCGACGCGAACCTCGACCGCGCCGACGCGCAGCTCTGGCAGCCCATCGTTCCCGGGCCCATGGAGCGCGTGCGCGGCGCGCACCGCTACTCGGTGATCGGCCGCCTGCGCCCCGACGCGACGCCCGCGCAGGCGCGGACCGAGCTGCGCGCGATCGCGCGCCGGCTCGAGATCGCGTATCCGCGCGACAACGCGAAGCGCAGCGCGACCGTGCGCCCGCTGCACGAGAGCGTGGTCGGCGACGCGCGCCCCGCGCTGCTGATGCTGTTCGGCGCCGTGTCGCTGGTGCTGCTGGTGGGCTGCGCGAACCTCGCGAGCCTCTTCCTCGCGCGCGGCGCGACGCGCGAGCGCGAGATGGCCGTGCGCACCGCGCTCGGCGCGCCGCGCGGGCGGCTGCTGCGGCAGTGGATGACGGAGAGCCTGCTGCTGACGCTCACCGGCGGGCTCGCGGGCCTCGCGGTGGCGTGGCTCGGCACGCGCGCGCTGCTGGCGTTCGTGCCGCGCTCCATCCCACGCGCGGCGGAGGTGGCGCTCGACCTGCCGGTGCTCGCGTTCCTGCTGGTGGTGAGCGTGCTCGCGGGCCTCGTGTTCGGCGCGCTGCCCGCGTTGCAGCTGCGGCCTGGCACCGGCACATCGGGCGCGCTGCACGGCACGTCGCGCACGGCGACGGCGGGCCGCTCGCGCGCGCGGCTGCGCCAGTCGCTGGTGGTGGCCGAGATGACGCTGGCGACGGTGCTGGTGGTGGGCGCGGCGCTGCTGCTCAAGAGCTTCTGGCAGCTGCACTCGACCGCGCTCACGGTGCGGCCCGAGGGGGTAGTGGTGACGCGGGTGCAGCTGCCCGCCACGCGCTACGATTCGGCGGCGAAGGTCACGCGCTTCTACGAGCGCTTGCGCGACGAGGTGGCCGCGCTGCCGGGCGTGCGCGGCGCGGCGGTCGCGTACGAGCATCCGCTGGGCGAGGGGTGGACGTCGAGCTACGCGATCGTCGGCGAGCCGACGCCATCGGAGGGCGATCGCCCGGAGGCGCGCGTGCGGCCGGTGACGCCGGGCTACTTCAAGACGGTGGGCCTCGCGCTGCGCGCGGGCCGCGACATCAGCGCCGACGACCGCATGGACACGCCCGGCGTGGTGGTGGTGAACGAGGCGTTCGTGCGGCGCCACTTCGCGGGCGGCAATCCGATCGGCCGCGTGATCGACCGGCAGGCGCCGTGGTGGCCGGGCCAGCCGACGCAGTTCCGCATCGTCGGCGTCGTCGCGGACGAGCCGTTCCTCGGCGTGGGCACGGCGGCCGATCCGGCCACGTACTACCCGCACGCGCAGTTCCCGATGGGCGACATGTGGCTGGTGGTGCGCGCCGACCGCGACGCGGCCGCGCTGTCGCCGCTGCTGCGCGAGCGCATCTGGCGGCTGGACGGCGCGCTCCCGGTGGAGCAGGCCACCGCGCTGCCGACGCTCCTCGGGCGCACGCTGGCCGAGCCGCGCTTCAACGCGTCGCTGCTGGCGCTGTTCGCGGGCGCGGCGCTGCTGCTGGCGGCCGTGGGGATCTACGGCGTGCTCGCGTACACGGTCGCGCAGCGCACGCGCGAGATCGGCGTGCGGCTGGCGCTCGGCGCGGCGCGCGCGCACGTGGTGCGACAGGTGGTGGGCCAGGGCCTGCGCGTCGCCGCCGCGGGCGTCGTGCTCGGGACGCTCGGCGCGCTCGCGCTGGGGCGCGTGCTCGGCGCGCTGCTGCAGGGCGTGAGCGGGCACGATCCGCTCGTGCTCGTGTCGGTCGTGGCGGTGCTGACGCTGGTCGCGACGGGCGCGGCGTGGCTCCCCGCACGACGCGCGAGCCGGATCGCGCCGAGCGTGGCGTTGCGGCAGGAATGACGCTGCGTGCTGCGTGTACGGCCACTCGTGATGCCTCGGCGCGTCGAACCTGTTGGCCTCTTGGAGGGATGCGGATGCTCCGGATCGGAACGGATCGAACGGATCGCGCCGCCCCGGCGCACGGGACGTCGCCGCCACGTGGGACGATCCGAAGGATCCGCTCTCATCCGGAGCATCCGCATCCCCCAATAGTCCAGGGGTCCGGCGCGCCAACGCATCCCGAGGCCGTGCACGCAGCACGCAGCAGCCTACGGCTTCGCCTTCGGCGCCCGCGTGAAGATCTTGTTGACGATCTTCCACTCGCCGCCCGTCTTGAGCAGCGCCATGTAGTCCGTCAGCACCGCGTCCGGGTAATCGAGCTCGATCTTCGCGACGGCCGCGTCGCCCGTGCGGTCGATGGCGAGGATGCGGCGGCGGCGCTGCGCCTCGTCGGGCGCGGGCTTGCCGGGCGCGCCGGCGATGTAGTCCGCACCCGTGCGCGTCGCGACCGTGTCGCCGCGCACGAAGTACAGGTTCGCGACCTTGTGGAACGCCGCGCGGTGGTGCGCGCCGTCGCCGGTGGCGTGGCCGGCCAGGTAGTGCTCCAGCGCGACGCGGATCGCCGCGTCCTCCGGATCCTTGCTGGACGACGGGGCCTGCGCGGCGAGCGGCGCGGCCGCCGCGACGACGGCGAGCGAGAGCGCGAGACGACGGATCATCGGGGAGCTCCGGTGGAGTGGATGCCCCATCGTACGACCGTCCCGCACCGCCGGCGCCGGCGCGCGACGGTCGCTGACCGATCCTTGACGCCCTCACCACGTGGCCGCGATGCCGGAGCCGCCCGCGGTCAGCGCTCCGCCGACCAGTCGGTGAGCGCCGCCACCACCAGCGTGAGCGCGGTGAGCCCGAAGCACAGGTTGCGCGCCGCGCGATGCTCCGAGAAGCCCAGCACCCACGGCATCGCCGGGAGCACCGCGGCGATCGCCAGCTCGGCCGCGCCGTGTGCCTTGAACGGCACCATCCGCCGCACGCTCAACGGGTAGTCCGTCACCGACGACAGCCCGGTGTACCCGGCCGCCAGCGACTCGAACAGCCGGCGCGCCGGCCGCGGCATGTCGAACAGCGGCGGCGCGGCGGCCACGGCGGCCGAGGTGGTGTAGTCGAGGACGCCGTGCAGGCGGGGCGAGATCGGATGCTGCATCGTTGCTCCTGGAAGTGGGGAGCGGGCTGCCAATGCCGGCCGCGTTCCACCGCCGCCGCGGACGGCCGCACGTTCGCGCCGTTCGCGGGTAGCAGCGCGGGTCCCTCCCCCTCTCGCACCCCCACGCCCATGCTCGACCGATTCCTGCACTGGCTCGGCGGCGTGCAGCCCGAGCCCGCGACCGAGCGCTACGAGGTGCGCGGCATCGCGGTCGACGTCGAGAACACGCGGCCCGACATCGCGACCGTCGACGTGCTCGAACGGCTGGACGAGGCGCTGGCGCTGATCGAGACGTACCAGCCGTGGCGGCTCGCGCACCTGCGCCGCGACCTCGCGCGCATCCGCGTCGCGCGCTTCGCCTGCCGCGGCGCGTTCTTCGCCGACGACCGCACCTGCCTCACCGAGCTGACCTTCCTCGCGCGGCGCGACATCACCGCCGCGCCGGTCGCCTCGTCCATCCTGCACGAGGGGATGCACGCGCGCGTGCACGCGATGGGCGTGCGGCGCGACGCCGTCGGCCTCGCGCGCGAGGAGCGGCTCTGCCGCCGCGTGGAGCTGGAGTTCGGCCAGGCGCTGCCGCCCGCCCTGGGGGCGCCCGTGGTGGAGCGCGCGCTCGCGACGCTGCAGATGGCGGACGCGGACGTCGCGCCGGCGATCGACTGGAACGTGGCGGCTTCGCGCATCGACGCGGTGGATCGCGCGTCTGGCTGAGCCGACCGGCGGGCCGTACATTCGGTCCGCCGTCGACCCGAGCCGCGAGGTCCCCCGTGTCCGCGTCGCGCACGACCGAGCCGCACCGCCTCGATCCTCCGTCGGCGCCCGGCGCGACGGAGCCCATGTCGTTCGGCCCCTACCGCGTGACCGGCCCGCTGGGCGAGGGCGGGATGGGCGTGGTGTACGCGGCCGAGCAGCTGGCGCCGATCCAGCGCCGCGTGGCCGTGAAGGTCCTCCGCAGCGGGATGGAGGCGGGCGTCCTCGCGCGCTTCGCGGCCGAGCGCCAGGCGCTGGCGCTGATGGAGCATCCGGCCATCGCGCGCGTCTACGACGCCGGCACGACGCCCGACGGGCGCCCGTACTTCGTCATGGAGTACGTCGAGGGGACGCCGATCGGCGAGTTCTGCGCGGCGCGCGGGCTGTCGACGCGCGAGCGGCTGCAGCTCTTCGTCGTCGTCTGCCAGGCGGTGCAGCACGCGCACCAGAAGGGCGTCATCCATCGCGACCTGAAGCCGTCGAACGTCCTGGTGAGCGAGCAGGGCGGCGCGCCGCTGCCGAAGGTGATCGACTTCGGCATCGCGAAGGCGGTGGACCGCCACCTCACCGGCGAGACGCTGACCACCGCGTTCGGCACCGTCGTCGGCACGCCCGCCTACATGAGCCCCGAGCAGGCCGAGGGCGGCGGCGTCGACGTCGACACGCGCACCGACGTGTACGCGCTCGGCGTCATGCTGTACGAGCTGCTCACGGGCGCGCTGCCGGTGGACCCGTCGGAGACGGGCCTGCTGCCGTTCATCGCGCAGCTGATGGCGCGCACCTCGGCCATCTCTCCGCCGAGCGCGCGCGTGGTGCACCGGCCCGACCTCGCGCGCGAGCTGCGCGGCGACCTCGATGCGATCGTCCTCAAGGCGATGGCGCCCGAGCGCGAGCGCCGCTACCAGACGGCGCAGGAGCTGGCGCTGGACCTCGAGCGCCACCTCGACCGGCGGCCCGTCGCGGCGCGCCCGCCGTCGCTGGCGTACCGCTTCGGCAAGCTCGCGCGCCGCCGGCCCGCGGCGGTGGCGCTGGGCGTGTCGTCCATCGTCTTCCTGATCGGGCTGAGCGTCGTCACCACGGTGCAGGCGCGGCGCGTGGAGCGCGCGCGCGTGATCGCGGAGCAGCGGCGCGGGCAGGCCGAGGCGCTCATCGGCTTCATGGTGGGCGACCTGCGCGAGCGCCTGGAGCCGATCGGCCGCCTGGCGATCCTCGACGACGTGAACGAGCGCGCGCTGGCGTACTTCGCCGCCGTGCCGACCGCCGAGCTGACCGACGCGGAGCTGTACCGCCGCGCGCAGACGCTGTCGCAGATCGGGCAGGTGCGCGTCGCGCAGGGCCAGCTCCCGGCGGCGATGCCCGCGTTCCGCGAGTCGCTCGCCGAGTCGCGCGACCTGGCCGCGCGCGACTCGACGAACGGCGACTGGCAGAAGCAGCTCGGCGCGGGGCACTACTGGGTCGGCTACGTCCACTACCTGCAGGGCGCGCTGGACTCGGCGATGGGGCACTTCGAGCCGTATCGCGCGATCGCCGAGGGGCTGGTGCGACGCGAGCCGACGAACGCCGACTGGCTGCTGGAGCTGAGCTACGCGCACGGCAACATCGGCTCGGTGCGGCAGGCGCAGGCGGACTACGCGGGCGCGCTGGCCGCGTTCCGCTTCGCGCTCGCGGCGAAGACGCGGCTGGTCGCGCTCGACGCGTCGAACGTCGAGTGGCAGCGCGCGCTCGGCAACAGCCACAACACGATCGGCGTCGTGTTCGCGCGCCTCGGGCCGCTGGACAGCGCGCTCGCGCACTACCGCGCGGACGTGGCGATCAAGCGCGCGCTCGCCGCGCGCGACACGAGCGACGCCACGCTGCAGCAGGCGCTGGCGACGGCGCTCAACTTCGCGGGCGCCGCCGCCGCGTCGCGCGGCGACGAGCCGGGCGCCCTCGCCCTCTACGACTCGTCGCGCCGCGTGTTCGGCGCGCTGGCCGCGCGCGATCCGGGCAACCGGCTCTGGCGCCAGGAGCTGACGACGAGCGAGGCGCGGCTCGGCCAGCTCGACGCGGCGCTCGGCCGCCGCGCTCAGGGAGTCGTGCGCCTGCGCGACGCGCGGCGCGCGTACGCCGAGCTGGCGGCGCTCGACTCGAGCAACGTCGAGGTGCAGCAGCACGTCGCGCGCGCCGACCTGACGCTCGCCACGCTCCACACGGACGGCCGCGACCTCGCCGCGGCAGGGCCGTACGTGCGCGCCGCGGCGTCGCGGCTGGCGGCGCTCGGCGCGCGGCAGCCCAGACCGCCGGGCATGGCCGCCGACCTCGCGCGCCTGCACCTGCTGGAGGCGGCGCTGCACGAGGGCGCGGGCGCGCATGGCGACGCCGTCGCGGCCCGTGAGGCGGCGCTGAGCGCGCTCGGCGCAGCGCGTGCGACGGAGCCGCTGCGCACCGCCGAGCTGCGCGCGCGTGCGCTGACCGGGCTCGCACGCCGCGCCGAGGCGGTGCCCATCGTCGAGCGCCTGCGCGTCGCGGGCTACCGGCCGTACGAGTTCCGCAGCTTCGCCAACGGGTTTCCCGAGGCGGGAGCCACCCGCCCGTGATCCACCGCGCGCCCCGACGCCGGGTCACCGCGCGGGCCGTCCACCGCTCGCCCGAGGCCACGCCCGATGCCTGACGACACGCCCACGCCCATCAACTTCAACGTCTACGTGAAGTTGAACACGAACGCGGCGCCGAAGCAGCAGGTCACCCTCCTGGACGGCAACAACGCCGCGATCGGCAAGCTGAAGGTGCCGACGGGCTCCACGGCGACGATCACGTTCAGCCAGGCGAACGGCAGCCAGGACCTCTACTTCTCGAGCTTCCTGATCCAGGCGACGCCGTTCAGCACCTTCCCGCCACGGGGATCGCCGGAGAACAACCCGGCCGAGTTCAAGCCGCTGGTCTGGACGCCGGGCCAGACGAACGCCACGTCGCTGACGGTGCCCGACACGAACGTCGATGCCTCCAGCACCGACTACCACTACGCGGTGGGCGTCGTCGCGAAGAACGGCGACGGCACGGTGTACTGGAACGACCCGGAGATCGTGAACCACTCGGAGTCGTCGCCGGAGCTTCCGGCCGTGCGGCTGCCGGACGACATGCCCGCGGTCAGCCCGACGTTCGGGCGCACGGCGTCGGCCACGGACGTGAGCGCGCCGCCGCCAGTGTAGCGTCGAGCGTGTAGCGTCGAGCGGCGAGCGTCTAACAGCGAGAGGGTCCGGCGCGAGGAATCGTTCCTCACCGCCGGACCCTCTCGACGCTCGCCGCTACACGCTCGACGCTCTCAGTTCGGCGGCCGCTGCCCGCCGCCATCGCGGCGGCCCTGCCCGCCCTGCCCGCCGAAGAACTGCCGCAGCGGGTTCTTCACGTTCTCGGGCACCTTCGCCCACTGCTCGGGCGTGAGGATCGCCTGCGCCTCCTTCAGCCCGTCCTGGAAGATCTGCGCGCGCTCGGCGAGCTTCGGCCGCACGGCGGCGAAGAGCGTCGCCTGATCGGGGTTGTTGCCCTGCTTCGCGACCAGCGCGCGCACCTCCGTCGCCCAGCGCGTGTTGCGCGCGGCCACCGAGTCGCGCGCCGTCGCCAGCCGCGCCACCTGCGCCGTGTCGAGCTGCAGCGAGTCGCGCAGGTCGATGATCTGCGCCAGCGGGTTGGCCGCGGCCGCGGCGGCCGCCGCCTCGTTCCCCTGCCCGCCCTGGCCCAGCAGCGCCGCGAGCGGACCGCCGGGCGCACCACCGCCGGGGCCACCGCGGCCGCCCTGCCCGCCGCCGAAGCCACCGAAGCCGCCGCCCTGGCCGTAGACGTAGCGCGCCTGGATGCCGATCTGGAACGTCTGCCGAAACGCGGACGCCGCCTGGCGCGTGCTGCCGAAGCGCTCGTTCACCTCGTACACGTAGCGCTTGCTCGCCGCGTCGAAGCCGCGCACCGCGAGCAGCGTCGGATCCGGGCGCGCGGGCTGGCCCCAGCCGCGCAGGTCGTCCGCGCCGTGCACCAGCTGGTCGAGCCCCGCCAGCGAGTTCACGAACAGCGTGCTGATGGTCAGGCGGCGCTTGAGGCCGAAGTGGTCCGGCTTGTAGTTCAGCTGCAGGTCGAGCGACGGCGTCCACGGCCCGCGGCAGCTGTTGCGCGCGGCCACGCGGCCCATCTGCGACTCCAGGCACTCGCGCGCCGCGTCGGGCGTCGTCGCCAGCACCTTCTGCAGCCCCGCCTGCAGCGTC
Protein-coding sequences here:
- a CDS encoding CsgG/HfaB family protein; protein product: MRPPSFVRRLAAAASLLLTLPVAGGAQGAGRTPREAPKTVAVLYFDNNTGSADYDAMGRGVAAMLITDLSGVPEIKLVERDKLQAVLTEQKMQQSGFFDPATAVKAGKLLGAEYLLTGAFTARDPEIRIDTRVVRVETGEIVRTAKVQGKEDKFFDLQQKLAKELVKGLPIAVSPEAMAEMEAKQQKNRIDDAGTMVAFSQGLQRLDYGDHVGAIEKLGPVMLKAPESAIVAAAYAEAKRRSGNAAKQQVRNKAKDLLRRWP
- a CDS encoding YybH family protein encodes the protein MSSRRALLALASAVALAACAARAPRAAVSAAPSPADSASAHRAALGFVAAFDSLQWDRFRGYFADDVTMFFPFAQVPRRADGRAAVEAVFQQFFEGQRAARTRAGRPMVQGLVPRDVAVQMLGRDAAVLTFHLGEQSPARRSVVFRRAGGDTWRVAHWHASPTPAAPQQPSQPQPAPAPR
- a CDS encoding PadR family transcriptional regulator; the encoded protein is MPRLTRPTALVLLALARGLRHGFDVLDATGLESGTVYPILRRLEDAGLVRSHWEPVTESRDAGRPPRRYYELTGAGAEAVREARRRHPDAVEVFAPKGAPGGTPHPA
- a CDS encoding ABC transporter permease; the encoded protein is MSAPESSPPAPPGLSIVRALAPLVPRPRRDEWIAEWHGELAWAAQLAARRGDASGATAVRLVWRALGALTDALWLRRHHGGHDVIGQDVRYAARALRRRPGFVAVVVLTLALGIGATTALFSVVNGVLLRPLHFPEAERLVEVRGEPTDGDVERVGPQASFPDFVDMREQATRFAHLAAFRTWTVTHTAAGSEPARLDVLYATASFFPTMGVRPLLGRALLPSDEQPGAAPVTVLGHALWQQRFAGDPGVIGRALTLDGVPTTIVGVLPPDANLDRADAQLWQPIVPGPMERVRGAHRYSVIGRLRPDATPAQARTELRAIARRLEIAYPRDNAKRSATVRPLHESVVGDARPALLMLFGAVSLVLLVGCANLASLFLARGATREREMAVRTALGAPRGRLLRQWMTESLLLTLTGGLAGLAVAWLGTRALLAFVPRSIPRAAEVALDLPVLAFLLVVSVLAGLVFGALPALQLRPGTGTSGALHGTSRTATAGRSRARLRQSLVVAEMTLATVLVVGAALLLKSFWQLHSTALTVRPEGVVVTRVQLPATRYDSAAKVTRFYERLRDEVAALPGVRGAAVAYEHPLGEGWTSSYAIVGEPTPSEGDRPEARVRPVTPGYFKTVGLALRAGRDISADDRMDTPGVVVVNEAFVRRHFAGGNPIGRVIDRQAPWWPGQPTQFRIVGVVADEPFLGVGTAADPATYYPHAQFPMGDMWLVVRADRDAAALSPLLRERIWRLDGALPVEQATALPTLLGRTLAEPRFNASLLALFAGAALLLAAVGIYGVLAYTVAQRTREIGVRLALGAARAHVVRQVVGQGLRVAAAGVVLGTLGALALGRVLGALLQGVSGHDPLVLVSVVAVLTLVATGAAWLPARRASRIAPSVALRQE
- a CDS encoding nuclear transport factor 2 family protein → MIRRLALSLAVVAAAAPLAAQAPSSSKDPEDAAIRVALEHYLAGHATGDGAHHRAAFHKVANLYFVRGDTVATRTGADYIAGAPGKPAPDEAQRRRRILAIDRTGDAAVAKIELDYPDAVLTDYMALLKTGGEWKIVNKIFTRAPKAKP
- a CDS encoding serine/threonine-protein kinase, with the translated sequence MSASRTTEPHRLDPPSAPGATEPMSFGPYRVTGPLGEGGMGVVYAAEQLAPIQRRVAVKVLRSGMEAGVLARFAAERQALALMEHPAIARVYDAGTTPDGRPYFVMEYVEGTPIGEFCAARGLSTRERLQLFVVVCQAVQHAHQKGVIHRDLKPSNVLVSEQGGAPLPKVIDFGIAKAVDRHLTGETLTTAFGTVVGTPAYMSPEQAEGGGVDVDTRTDVYALGVMLYELLTGALPVDPSETGLLPFIAQLMARTSAISPPSARVVHRPDLARELRGDLDAIVLKAMAPERERRYQTAQELALDLERHLDRRPVAARPPSLAYRFGKLARRRPAAVALGVSSIVFLIGLSVVTTVQARRVERARVIAEQRRGQAEALIGFMVGDLRERLEPIGRLAILDDVNERALAYFAAVPTAELTDAELYRRAQTLSQIGQVRVAQGQLPAAMPAFRESLAESRDLAARDSTNGDWQKQLGAGHYWVGYVHYLQGALDSAMGHFEPYRAIAEGLVRREPTNADWLLELSYAHGNIGSVRQAQADYAGALAAFRFALAAKTRLVALDASNVEWQRALGNSHNTIGVVFARLGPLDSALAHYRADVAIKRALAARDTSDATLQQALATALNFAGAAAASRGDEPGALALYDSSRRVFGALAARDPGNRLWRQELTTSEARLGQLDAALGRRAQGVVRLRDARRAYAELAALDSSNVEVQQHVARADLTLATLHTDGRDLAAAGPYVRAAASRLAALGARQPRPPGMAADLARLHLLEAALHEGAGAHGDAVAAREAALSALGAARATEPLRTAELRARALTGLARRAEAVPIVERLRVAGYRPYEFRSFANGFPEAGATRP